A genomic stretch from Triticum urartu cultivar G1812 unplaced genomic scaffold, Tu2.1 TuUngrouped_contig_4949, whole genome shotgun sequence includes:
- the LOC125528551 gene encoding uncharacterized protein LOC125528551, protein MEVLKPCWAVAMSGVPVREQLFNVSICHYNHLNLFHHGDFSRSFGRTFDPSNLEVAAPILLERSHGNIIFLTSRGEVSLYSSGLLDHDATWRWQLSTGATWSNLPSPSGMTENAVIPTHKAFSLHAYDPKQVIIAGGDQEAVVISPSGVLLASSDLPAPLTHALILKDFSGDGLTDFILVTSGGVCGFVQMRRPGALFFGTLVGCLIVAIGVILVSLHLNSSNNGKPRSSSTDYR, encoded by the exons ATGGAAGTGCTGAAACCCTGTTGGGCAGTTGCCATGTCTGGTGTGCCGGTGCGGGAGCAGCTTTTTAATGTTTCAATCTGCCACTACAACCATCTCAATCTGTTCCATCATGGTGACTTTTCAAGAAGTTTTGGGAGGACatttgatccatctaacttagaGGTGGCGGCACCAATTCTGCTGGAGAGAAGTCATGGCAATATCATCTTTCTAACAAGCCGGGGAGAG GTGAGCTTATACTCTTCAGGCCTACTTGATCACGATGCGACATGGAGGTGGCAACTATCGACAGGCGCAACATGGTCCAACCTTCCATCTCCATCAGGGATGACAGAGAATGCTGTCATCCCCACTCACAAAGCCTTCTCTCTGCACGCCTATGACCCAAAGCAGGTGATCATCGCGGGCGGCGACCAGGAGGCCGTGGTGATCTCTCCTTCTGGTGTCCTACTGGCGTCCAGCGACCTCCCCGCGCCGCTGACTCATGCATTAATCCTCAAGGATTTCTCTGGCGATGGGCTGACTGATTTCATCCTGGTGACATCCGGGGGAGTGTGTGGATTTGTGCAGATGAGGCGGCCCGGGGCGCTCTTCTTCGGCACACTTGTTGGCTGCTTGATCGTTGCGATCGGGGTGATACTTGTTTCTCTGCACCTCAACTCGTCGAACAATGGTAAACCAAGGTCTTCTTCGACCGACTACAGGTGA